A genomic segment from Streptomyces sp. NBC_00237 encodes:
- the msrB gene encoding peptide-methionine (R)-S-oxide reductase MsrB — MPYDIEKPDEQWREELTPAEYAVLRQAGTEPAFVGEYTDTKTTGVYSCRACDAELFRSDTKFASHCGWPSFYDPKDTDAVELISDTSHGMVRTEVRCARCGSHLGHVFEGEGYPTPTDQRYCINSISLRLTPDGE, encoded by the coding sequence ATGCCGTACGACATCGAGAAGCCCGACGAGCAGTGGCGCGAGGAACTGACCCCCGCCGAATACGCGGTCCTCCGCCAGGCGGGCACGGAACCCGCCTTCGTCGGCGAGTACACGGACACCAAGACGACCGGCGTCTACTCCTGCCGCGCGTGCGACGCCGAGCTGTTCCGCTCGGACACGAAGTTCGCCTCGCACTGCGGCTGGCCGTCCTTCTACGACCCGAAGGACACGGACGCGGTCGAGCTGATCTCCGACACCTCCCACGGCATGGTCCGCACGGAGGTCCGCTGCGCCCGCTGCGGCTCGCACCTGGGCCACGTCTTCGAGGGCGAGGGCTACCCGACGCCGACGGACCAGCGCTACTGCATCAACTCGATCTCGCTGCGGCTGACGCCCGACGGCGAGTGA
- the pcp gene encoding pyroglutamyl-peptidase I, protein MSPLPRVLLTGFEPFGGEDVNPSWQAVSLVRDTPPDGVDLHTVRLSCAFGTANDELHAAVRDFTPDLVLCVGQAGGRPDLTVERVAVNVDDARIPDNAGNQPVDEPIAPDGPAAYFAPLPVKACVAAVREAGLPASVSQTAGTFVCNHVFYGLSHLIATELPLLRGGFVHVPYAPEQVKDRALPSLPVSAMADGLRAIITAALTTETDLRVPEGATH, encoded by the coding sequence ATGTCACCCCTCCCCCGCGTCCTGCTCACCGGCTTCGAGCCCTTCGGCGGCGAGGACGTCAATCCCTCCTGGCAGGCCGTCTCCCTCGTACGGGACACCCCGCCGGACGGCGTCGACCTCCACACGGTCCGCCTCAGCTGCGCCTTCGGCACGGCGAACGACGAACTCCACGCCGCGGTACGGGACTTCACGCCCGACCTGGTCCTGTGCGTCGGCCAGGCGGGCGGACGCCCCGACCTCACCGTCGAGCGCGTCGCCGTCAACGTCGACGACGCCCGCATCCCCGACAACGCGGGCAACCAGCCCGTCGACGAGCCGATCGCCCCGGACGGCCCGGCCGCGTACTTCGCCCCGCTCCCGGTGAAAGCCTGCGTGGCGGCCGTACGCGAGGCGGGCCTCCCCGCATCGGTCTCCCAGACCGCCGGAACCTTCGTCTGCAACCACGTCTTCTACGGCCTGTCCCACCTCATCGCCACCGAACTCCCCCTCCTGCGCGGCGGTTTCGTCCACGTCCCGTACGCCCCGGAACAGGTGAAGGACCGCGCCCTGCCCTCCCTGCCCGTCTCCGCGATGGCGGACGGCCTGCGCGCGATCATCACGGCCGCACTGACGACGGAGACGGACCTGCGCGTCCCGGAGGGGGCCACGCACTGA
- a CDS encoding DUF979 domain-containing protein, with protein MIRAEWFYWLIGAVFLVMAAQMFLDRTNPKRLGTAAFWGLLGVGFVYSTWVVDKSAPSEPLGALVLVMIVLAGFNFTGRGKVSTTTPGQRTASAVRFGSKLFIPALTIPVVAMLCATLVKKIHVGGEPIFQDGSETILGLGVGSLVALAVGMLLLREKKITVPIHAGRNMVEAMGWALLLPQLLAVLGSIFQKTGVGTQVGRITEAVLPSGMIYVSVIVYCLGMALFTIIMGNAFAAFPVMTAAIGWPVLIESGGGDPAVVLAVGMLAGFCGTLCTPMAANYNLVPAALLELKDQYGPIKAQIPTAGALLLCNIAILSLFAF; from the coding sequence GTGATCAGGGCAGAGTGGTTCTACTGGCTGATCGGCGCCGTCTTCCTGGTGATGGCCGCGCAGATGTTCCTCGACCGTACGAATCCCAAGCGTCTCGGCACCGCCGCCTTCTGGGGCCTGCTCGGCGTCGGCTTCGTCTACAGCACCTGGGTCGTCGACAAGTCGGCACCCTCCGAGCCGCTGGGCGCCCTGGTCCTCGTGATGATCGTCCTCGCGGGCTTCAACTTCACCGGCCGAGGCAAGGTCAGCACCACCACCCCCGGGCAGCGCACCGCGTCCGCCGTCCGCTTCGGCAGCAAGCTCTTCATTCCGGCGCTGACGATTCCGGTCGTGGCGATGCTGTGCGCGACGCTCGTGAAGAAGATCCATGTCGGAGGCGAGCCGATCTTCCAGGACGGCAGCGAGACCATCCTCGGTCTCGGCGTCGGCTCCCTGGTGGCGCTCGCCGTAGGGATGCTCCTGCTCCGCGAGAAGAAGATCACCGTCCCGATCCACGCAGGCCGCAACATGGTCGAGGCCATGGGCTGGGCGCTGCTGCTGCCCCAGCTCCTGGCCGTACTCGGCTCGATCTTCCAGAAGACGGGCGTCGGCACGCAGGTCGGCAGGATCACCGAAGCCGTCCTCCCGAGCGGCATGATCTACGTCTCGGTCATCGTCTACTGCCTCGGCATGGCCCTCTTCACGATCATCATGGGCAACGCGTTCGCCGCGTTCCCGGTGATGACGGCGGCCATCGGCTGGCCGGTCCTGATCGAGTCGGGCGGCGGAGACCCGGCGGTCGTGCTCGCGGTCGGCATGCTGGCGGGCTTCTGCGGCACGCTGTGCACGCCGATGGCGGCCAACTACAACCTCGTACCGGCGGCACTGCTGGAACTCAAGGACCAGTACGGACCGATCAAGGCACAGATTCCGACGGCGGGCGCGCTGCTGCTGTGCAACATCGCGATCCTCTCGCTGTTCGCCTTCTGA
- a CDS encoding indole-3-glycerol phosphate synthase: MFTSVLMIEKPLTAADVEFVTTLHGDEAVSFVVLMQPRGDQADVLLRAIDDVALGELEEAVHEGDEPEGEDARPVAEQGLDVSLTALRAAGSEAVGRVVEEHPLDVLRSVVDETGADEVIVLTAPHYVEEFFHRDWASRARHKVGVPVLKLFSHSE, encoded by the coding sequence ATGTTCACGAGCGTATTGATGATCGAGAAGCCCCTCACTGCGGCCGACGTGGAGTTCGTCACGACCCTGCACGGCGATGAGGCGGTCTCGTTCGTGGTGCTGATGCAGCCACGCGGAGATCAGGCCGACGTGCTGCTCAGAGCCATTGACGACGTGGCCCTGGGCGAGCTGGAGGAGGCCGTCCACGAGGGCGACGAGCCCGAGGGCGAGGACGCCAGGCCGGTCGCCGAGCAGGGCCTCGACGTCTCCCTGACGGCGCTGCGGGCGGCGGGCAGCGAGGCGGTGGGCCGGGTGGTCGAGGAACACCCCCTGGACGTCCTGAGGTCCGTCGTCGACGAAACCGGGGCGGACGAGGTGATCGTCCTGACCGCGCCGCACTACGTGGAGGAGTTCTTCCACCGCGACTGGGCGTCCAGGGCCCGCCACAAGGTCGGCGTCCCGGTGCTCAAGCTCTTCTCGCACAGCGAATAG
- a CDS encoding DUF5825 family protein, which produces MTGGGQVVVDEPLPLGAGGRATADAVRFLRECQSQARPVRWEPDTDALPFDTGLLHHLPPPASPSTLSDEAAALWRSRYAYGLLYHRRGPDFVTVLDRRDPSASARFTLDEPALLAAFLTVQDVTALDTLDRAQHEAVSVLADERLVLVTRGWAVALPPRLRRWPVPCTSI; this is translated from the coding sequence ATGACCGGCGGCGGACAGGTCGTCGTGGACGAACCGCTCCCGCTGGGGGCGGGCGGACGCGCCACCGCCGACGCCGTGCGCTTCCTCCGCGAGTGCCAGAGCCAGGCGCGCCCGGTGCGCTGGGAGCCGGACACCGACGCCCTGCCCTTCGACACCGGGCTGCTGCACCACCTCCCGCCACCCGCTTCCCCGTCCACCCTTTCGGACGAGGCGGCGGCCCTGTGGCGGTCCCGTTACGCGTACGGCCTCCTCTACCACCGCCGTGGCCCGGACTTCGTGACGGTCCTGGACCGCAGGGACCCCTCGGCGTCGGCCCGGTTCACCCTCGACGAGCCGGCGCTGCTCGCCGCGTTCCTCACCGTCCAGGACGTCACGGCCCTCGACACGCTCGACCGTGCGCAGCACGAGGCGGTGTCCGTGCTGGCGGACGAGCGCCTCGTCCTGGTCACGCGGGGGTGGGCGGTGGCGCTGCCGCCGCGCCTGCGCCGCTGGCCCGTCCCCTGTACGAGCATCTGA
- a CDS encoding GntR family transcriptional regulator — protein MDTVTGTGEGTGTAERLAASLRDRIAEGGLKPGEQLPEAAFAQAYGVSRNTVREAFRLLVHERLVVHEFNRGVFVRVPGPADITDIYAVRFALETAGVRAAGAAAPRLIADVLAAVAAGEAAAATGDWVQVADAGIHFHRALAALAGSPRTDSYMSAILAELRLVFQEMPSPAHLHEPFVGRNRVIAELLEASELDAAETELRAYLADSRQLILDTLTAAVSPSEVRA, from the coding sequence GTGGATACGGTCACTGGTACGGGTGAGGGCACCGGCACCGCCGAGCGCCTGGCCGCCTCGTTGCGCGACCGCATCGCCGAGGGCGGCCTGAAGCCCGGCGAGCAGTTGCCCGAGGCGGCGTTTGCCCAGGCGTACGGTGTCTCGCGCAACACGGTGCGCGAGGCGTTCCGGCTGCTGGTGCACGAGAGGCTCGTGGTGCACGAGTTCAACCGGGGCGTCTTTGTGCGCGTGCCGGGCCCGGCGGACATCACGGACATCTACGCGGTCCGGTTCGCGCTGGAGACGGCAGGTGTACGAGCGGCGGGCGCGGCCGCACCCCGGCTGATCGCCGATGTGCTCGCGGCGGTCGCCGCCGGTGAGGCCGCCGCCGCGACCGGCGACTGGGTGCAGGTCGCCGACGCGGGAATCCACTTCCACCGCGCACTCGCCGCGCTCGCGGGCAGCCCGCGCACCGACTCCTACATGAGTGCGATCCTCGCCGAACTGCGTCTGGTGTTCCAGGAGATGCCCTCACCCGCCCACCTCCACGAACCCTTCGTGGGCCGCAACCGCGTCATCGCCGAACTGCTCGAAGCCAGTGAACTCGACGCGGCTGAAACGGAGTTGCGGGCCTACCTCGCCGACTCCCGTCAACTGATCCTCGACACCCTCACGGCAGCCGTGTCCCCCTCGGAGGTACGAGCATGA
- a CDS encoding MFS transporter, which produces MTSPTVPPHGRTPWGALRRHRPFLLLCGEQAASSVGRQITALALALLAVTRLDAGPFGASALLALTYLPGAVLSPLAGVLADRARLRTLTVVLTSSQVLVVGSVPLAGALGALGLPHLYGVAALSGTLTWTLAVALQAALPRVVEPEQLLTGNSALTGARTTGQIGGPALGGVLVGLVGPSTALLAGSSAYAIEAVLLFALPASLNRPAEPTGDRGPRFAALREGFAVVRAHPVLRRQVLAGAGFNLGSGAADALFVVYATRQLALTSWQLGLVYAAFSVATVAGVLLAGRFATSVELYRATRICAMVAALAIFLVPAASLGLAFPALLAYQLLFGITASVWAISMTTTQQLIAPPRLQGRVAGFTQAALLTTVPVGALSAGALAAWLGNVPVLTGAATTTVLAASSFWLPQRTLPTGSHAVVGHTGMMTPATDNGAGGLRGQRHVASDAASDAARETAIPPGVIRRMAERDQDVPE; this is translated from the coding sequence TTGACCTCGCCGACGGTCCCCCCGCACGGCCGCACGCCGTGGGGTGCGCTGCGGCGGCACCGCCCGTTCCTGCTGCTCTGCGGCGAGCAGGCGGCCAGCTCGGTCGGGCGGCAGATCACCGCGCTGGCGCTGGCGCTGCTGGCCGTGACCCGCCTGGACGCGGGCCCGTTCGGGGCGTCGGCGCTCCTGGCACTGACGTACCTCCCGGGTGCCGTGCTCAGCCCCCTCGCCGGTGTGCTCGCCGACAGGGCCCGGCTGCGCACCCTGACCGTCGTACTGACCTCCTCGCAGGTGCTGGTGGTCGGCTCGGTCCCGCTCGCCGGGGCGCTCGGCGCTCTCGGCCTGCCCCACCTGTACGGGGTGGCTGCCCTGTCCGGCACCCTGACGTGGACGCTCGCGGTGGCGCTCCAGGCGGCACTGCCCCGGGTGGTCGAGCCCGAGCAGCTCCTGACCGGCAACTCGGCGCTGACCGGCGCCCGTACGACAGGGCAGATCGGCGGCCCCGCCCTGGGCGGCGTCCTCGTCGGGCTGGTCGGTCCTTCCACTGCCCTGCTGGCGGGCAGCAGCGCGTACGCCATCGAGGCCGTACTCCTGTTCGCCCTGCCCGCGTCGCTGAACCGGCCTGCCGAACCCACCGGTGACCGGGGCCCCCGGTTCGCCGCGCTCCGCGAGGGGTTCGCCGTGGTCAGGGCGCATCCGGTGCTGCGCCGCCAGGTCTTGGCAGGCGCGGGTTTCAACCTCGGCAGCGGGGCTGCGGACGCGCTCTTCGTCGTGTACGCCACTCGACAACTTGCCCTCACCTCCTGGCAGTTGGGACTCGTCTACGCCGCCTTCAGCGTGGCCACCGTCGCCGGGGTCCTGCTCGCGGGCAGGTTCGCGACGTCCGTGGAGCTGTACCGGGCGACGCGGATCTGCGCGATGGTGGCGGCCCTCGCGATCTTCCTCGTCCCGGCGGCGTCACTGGGACTCGCCTTCCCCGCACTTCTCGCGTACCAACTCCTCTTCGGCATCACGGCGAGCGTCTGGGCGATCTCCATGACGACCACCCAGCAGCTGATCGCCCCGCCCCGGCTCCAGGGCCGCGTCGCCGGTTTCACCCAGGCGGCCCTGCTGACCACCGTCCCGGTCGGAGCCCTGTCGGCGGGCGCGCTGGCGGCCTGGCTGGGGAACGTACCCGTCCTGACCGGAGCCGCGACGACGACCGTCCTCGCCGCCTCCTCCTTCTGGCTGCCGCAGCGCACCCTCCCCACCGGTTCCCACGCCGTTGTCGGACATACGGGGATGATGACACCCGCCACTGACAACGGCGCGGGCGGACTGCGCGGCCAGCGTCACGTCGCCTCGGACGCCGCCTCGGACGCCGCCCGGGAAACGGCGATCCCGCCCGGCGTCATCCGGAGGATGGCCGAGCGGGATCAGGACGTGCCGGAGTGA
- a CDS encoding LamB/YcsF family protein: MSAAPDTSAPPGAIDLNADLGEGFGRWTLTDDEALLSVVTSANVACGFHAGDPSTMRRVCERAAERGVRIGAQVSYRDLAGFGRRAMDVPPDELADEVAYQIGALEVFARAAGSRVSYVKPHGALYNRTVHDAEQAAAVVAGVRLAGDFPVLGLPGSKLLAAVAGAELPAVPEAFADRAYTAQGTLVSRREPGAVIHDPDAVVARALAMATAHEVVALTGEKIPVRARSLCLHGDTPGAAELAARVRAELLGAGVELGAFA, encoded by the coding sequence ATGAGCGCAGCACCCGATACGTCCGCCCCGCCCGGTGCGATCGACCTGAACGCCGACCTCGGCGAAGGCTTCGGCCGCTGGACCCTCACCGACGACGAGGCCCTGCTCTCCGTCGTCACCAGTGCCAACGTCGCCTGCGGCTTCCACGCGGGCGACCCCTCCACGATGCGCAGGGTCTGCGAACGGGCCGCCGAGCGCGGGGTGCGGATCGGCGCCCAGGTGTCGTACCGCGATCTGGCGGGCTTCGGGCGGCGCGCGATGGACGTGCCGCCGGACGAGCTCGCCGACGAAGTGGCCTACCAGATCGGCGCGTTGGAGGTCTTCGCCCGCGCGGCCGGGTCCCGCGTCTCGTACGTCAAGCCGCACGGCGCGCTCTACAACCGTACGGTTCATGACGCGGAGCAGGCTGCGGCGGTCGTCGCGGGCGTGCGCCTCGCGGGGGACTTCCCGGTCCTCGGCCTCCCCGGATCGAAGCTGCTCGCAGCGGTCGCCGGAGCCGAACTCCCGGCCGTCCCCGAGGCGTTCGCGGACCGGGCCTACACCGCGCAGGGCACGCTGGTGTCGCGCCGCGAGCCGGGAGCGGTGATCCACGACCCGGACGCGGTGGTCGCCCGCGCCCTCGCGATGGCCACGGCCCACGAGGTCGTGGCGCTGACCGGCGAGAAAATCCCGGTGCGTGCCCGCTCCCTGTGCCTGCACGGGGACACCCCGGGAGCGGCGGAACTCGCAGCGCGAGTGCGAGCCGAACTACTGGGCGCGGGAGTCGAGCTGGGAGCATTCGCGTGA
- a CDS encoding allophanate hydrolase subunit 1: MGPHALLVELDDLAHAQAFHAEVLRRRAAGNLPGVRDIVPAARTVLLDGLDDPQALAADLRTWHIPPLASDGGRLIEIPVRYDGPDLAEVARLWGMPAERVPETLADLELRVAFCGFAPGFGYLSGLPAELHLPRRATPRTAVPAGSVALAGEYAGVYPRSSPGGWQLVGSTDAVLWDPGRKPAALLAPGTRVRFTAADEFTAAHEESRT, encoded by the coding sequence ATGGGCCCGCACGCCCTCCTCGTCGAGCTCGACGACCTCGCCCATGCCCAGGCGTTCCACGCCGAGGTCCTCCGACGCCGCGCCGCCGGGAACCTGCCCGGGGTCCGGGACATCGTCCCGGCCGCGCGGACCGTGCTCCTCGACGGACTCGACGATCCGCAGGCCCTCGCCGCCGACCTCCGCACGTGGCACATCCCGCCGCTCGCCTCCGACGGGGGGCGGCTGATCGAGATTCCGGTGCGGTACGACGGGCCCGATCTGGCGGAGGTGGCACGGCTCTGGGGCATGCCCGCCGAGCGGGTCCCCGAGACACTCGCCGACCTCGAACTCCGCGTCGCCTTCTGCGGTTTCGCGCCCGGCTTCGGGTATCTCTCCGGGCTGCCCGCCGAACTCCACCTGCCCCGGCGCGCCACCCCGCGCACCGCCGTCCCCGCCGGTTCGGTCGCCCTCGCGGGGGAGTACGCGGGCGTCTACCCCCGCTCTTCCCCCGGCGGCTGGCAGCTCGTCGGCTCCACCGACGCCGTCCTCTGGGACCCCGGCCGCAAGCCCGCCGCTCTGCTCGCCCCCGGCACCCGGGTCCGCTTCACCGCCGCAGACGAGTTCACCGCCGCACACGAGGAGTCCCGTACGTGA
- a CDS encoding RiPP maturation radical SAM C-methyltransferase produces the protein MRVHLVTMPWQPIDLPSLQIGLLHALLTRTRPSDEVHEFHGSLRWAEFLLERTDGLLRPADHVEVGSDSIFDGLGDWVFSGVLYEDPDWGVARLGDYARRRGIPVDKAHAMRVHAAEFVSRSASQILSDDPDVVGFTSTFMQNVSSLALAAELKRRRPGLTVVFGGSNCEGPMGHALHRNHPFVDFAVRGEGEYAFPALLAHLDARTPPVDVPGLCWWDGGISRANEESRRTVAPRDIASPEYDVWQAELDASPVAEYVRPKLVVEGARGCWWGEKHHCTFCGLNGSAMAFRAKPGEQLWAEVERLVRRHKILDVVTVDNIIDMAYFTDFLPRAADSGWDLLMHYEVKSNLTTEQLALLARSGAVHIQPGIESLNNRVLDLMDKGVTGSRNVRTLRECADKSLTCTWNYLYGFPGETADDYDAVVDQFPALVHLQPPGGAFRIQLERFSPHFADPALGFAERTPAEMYGHVYDLPEEELADLVYLFDTPPRGIGGGAEGRLTRAVADWRAQHAGSTLLMESGGEGELLVHDRRRGWPVRTHRLYGWEAAAFAHLEHGRSGPALHRLLAEEGHPVDAGRLTEWLGKGVSLGLLFCDGRSYVALPLRNAPVRTGADATSDSGDAEAVTV, from the coding sequence ATGCGCGTTCACCTGGTGACCATGCCCTGGCAGCCGATCGACCTGCCCTCGCTCCAAATCGGCCTGCTGCACGCCCTGTTGACCCGGACGCGGCCGTCCGACGAGGTGCACGAGTTCCACGGCTCGCTGCGCTGGGCGGAATTCCTGCTGGAGCGCACGGACGGGCTGCTGCGCCCGGCCGACCACGTCGAGGTGGGCAGCGACTCGATCTTCGACGGGCTCGGCGACTGGGTCTTCTCCGGCGTCCTGTACGAGGACCCCGACTGGGGCGTCGCACGGCTCGGCGACTACGCGCGGCGGCGCGGGATCCCGGTGGACAAGGCGCACGCCATGCGGGTCCACGCGGCGGAGTTCGTCTCCCGCAGCGCCTCACAGATCCTGTCCGACGACCCGGACGTCGTCGGGTTCACCAGCACCTTCATGCAGAACGTGTCCTCGCTGGCCCTCGCCGCCGAGCTGAAGCGCCGCCGCCCCGGCCTCACCGTGGTCTTCGGCGGCAGCAACTGCGAGGGGCCGATGGGCCACGCCCTGCACCGCAACCACCCGTTCGTCGACTTCGCGGTGCGCGGGGAGGGGGAGTACGCGTTCCCCGCCCTGCTGGCCCATCTGGACGCCCGTACCCCGCCCGTCGACGTACCGGGGCTGTGCTGGTGGGACGGTGGAATCTCGCGGGCCAACGAGGAATCCCGCCGCACGGTGGCCCCGCGTGACATCGCCTCGCCCGAGTACGACGTCTGGCAGGCGGAGCTGGACGCCTCCCCGGTGGCCGAGTACGTCCGTCCGAAACTGGTCGTGGAGGGCGCGCGCGGCTGCTGGTGGGGCGAGAAGCACCACTGCACCTTCTGCGGTCTCAACGGCTCGGCGATGGCGTTCCGCGCCAAGCCCGGCGAGCAGTTGTGGGCCGAGGTCGAGCGGCTCGTCCGACGGCACAAGATCCTCGACGTCGTCACCGTCGACAACATCATCGACATGGCGTACTTCACGGACTTCCTGCCGCGCGCCGCCGACAGCGGCTGGGACCTCCTGATGCACTACGAGGTCAAGTCCAACCTCACCACGGAACAGCTGGCGCTGCTGGCCCGCTCGGGCGCCGTGCACATCCAGCCGGGCATCGAGAGCCTCAACAACCGCGTCCTGGACCTCATGGACAAGGGCGTCACCGGCTCCCGCAACGTCCGTACGCTCCGCGAGTGTGCCGACAAGTCACTGACCTGCACGTGGAACTACCTGTACGGGTTCCCGGGCGAGACGGCGGACGACTACGACGCGGTCGTCGACCAGTTCCCCGCGCTCGTCCACCTCCAGCCGCCGGGCGGCGCGTTCCGCATCCAACTGGAGCGGTTCAGCCCGCACTTCGCCGATCCGGCCCTCGGCTTCGCCGAGCGGACCCCCGCCGAGATGTACGGCCACGTGTACGACCTTCCCGAGGAGGAGCTCGCCGATCTGGTGTACCTCTTCGACACTCCGCCGCGCGGAATCGGCGGCGGGGCGGAGGGACGACTCACCCGGGCAGTGGCCGACTGGCGTGCCCAGCACGCCGGTTCCACCCTGCTGATGGAGTCCGGCGGGGAGGGCGAGCTGCTGGTGCACGACCGGCGGCGCGGCTGGCCGGTGCGCACGCATCGGCTGTACGGCTGGGAGGCCGCCGCTTTCGCGCACCTGGAGCACGGCCGCTCGGGTCCCGCTCTGCACCGGCTGCTCGCCGAGGAGGGGCATCCGGTCGATGCGGGGCGGCTCACGGAGTGGCTCGGCAAGGGCGTGTCCCTGGGGCTGCTGTTCTGCGACGGACGGTCGTACGTCGCACTGCCGCTGCGCAACGCGCCGGTCCGTACCGGTGCCGATGCCACCTCCGATTCCGGCGACGCGGAAGCGGTGACCGTATGA
- the murC gene encoding UDP-N-acetylmuramate--L-alanine ligase encodes MAPGIPTALDRPHFIGIGGAGMSGIAKILAQRGAKVAGSDAKESGTADSLRALGATVHIGHASGNLADDATSVVVSSAIRADNPELVRAAELDIPVVHRSDALASLMDGLRAIAVAGTHGKTTTTSMLAVALTGMGLDPSYAIGGDLAGPGTNALHGEGDIFVAEADESDRSFQKYDPQVAIVLNVELDHHANYASMDEIYESFETFARKIVPGGTLVVNADQEGAVELTTRLRNDDLLNIVTYGDSAQADVRVHKITPRGLSSEVTVLLNGKFLTFTVSVPGAHYAHNAVAALAAGVALGLPAHNLASALGTYTGVKRRLQLKGEEQGVQVIDSYAHHPTEMTADLEAMRGATASDSADSRLLVVFQPHLFSRTQELGKEMGEALALADASVVLDIYPAREDPIEGITSALIVDAAKAAGADVTAVSDAASIPDVIAGMSRPGDLVLTMGAGDVTDLGPKILARLAQK; translated from the coding sequence ATGGCACCCGGCATCCCCACCGCCCTGGACCGACCGCACTTCATCGGCATCGGCGGCGCCGGAATGTCGGGCATCGCGAAGATCCTCGCCCAGCGCGGCGCGAAGGTCGCGGGCAGCGACGCCAAGGAGTCCGGCACGGCGGACTCCCTGCGCGCCCTCGGCGCGACGGTCCACATCGGCCACGCCTCCGGCAACCTCGCGGACGACGCCACCAGCGTCGTGGTGTCGTCCGCGATCCGCGCCGACAATCCGGAACTGGTCCGCGCCGCCGAGCTGGACATCCCCGTCGTCCACCGCTCCGACGCGCTCGCCTCCCTCATGGACGGCCTGCGTGCCATCGCCGTCGCGGGCACCCACGGCAAGACGACCACCACCTCCATGCTGGCCGTCGCCCTGACCGGCATGGGCCTGGACCCCTCCTACGCCATCGGCGGCGACCTGGCGGGCCCCGGCACGAACGCCCTGCACGGTGAAGGCGACATCTTCGTCGCCGAGGCGGACGAGAGCGACCGCAGCTTCCAGAAGTACGACCCCCAGGTCGCCATCGTCCTCAACGTGGAACTCGACCACCACGCGAACTACGCCTCGATGGACGAGATCTACGAGTCCTTCGAGACCTTCGCCCGCAAGATCGTCCCCGGCGGCACCCTCGTCGTCAACGCCGACCAGGAGGGCGCGGTCGAGCTGACCACGCGCCTGCGCAACGACGACCTCCTCAACATCGTCACGTACGGCGACTCCGCCCAGGCGGACGTCCGCGTCCACAAGATCACCCCGCGCGGCCTGTCCAGCGAGGTCACCGTCCTCCTGAACGGCAAGTTCCTCACCTTCACCGTCTCCGTCCCGGGCGCCCACTACGCCCACAACGCGGTCGCCGCCCTCGCCGCGGGCGTGGCCCTCGGCCTCCCGGCCCACAACCTGGCCTCGGCCCTCGGCACGTACACGGGCGTCAAGCGCCGCCTCCAGCTCAAGGGCGAGGAGCAGGGCGTCCAGGTCATCGACTCGTACGCGCACCACCCCACCGAGATGACCGCCGACCTGGAAGCCATGCGCGGCGCCACCGCCTCGGACTCCGCGGACTCCCGCCTCCTCGTGGTCTTCCAGCCCCACCTCTTCTCCCGCACCCAGGAACTGGGCAAGGAGATGGGCGAGGCCCTGGCCCTCGCCGACGCCTCCGTGGTCCTCGACATCTACCCGGCCCGCGAGGACCCGATCGAGGGCATCACCAGCGCCCTGATCGTCGACGCCGCGAAGGCGGCGGGCGCGGACGTGACCGCCGTCTCGGACGCCGCCTCCATCCCCGACGTGATCGCGGGAATGTCCCGCCCCGGCGATCTGGTTCTCACCATGGGCGCGGGCGACGTGACGGACCTGGGCCCCAAGATCCTGGCCCGCCTCGCGCAGAAGTAA
- a CDS encoding DUF969 domain-containing protein, translated as MIVLLGVAVVIAGFATRRNPLLVVGIAGIATGLLGGLSPREVLASFGEGFASSRSVTIFVITLPVIGLLERYGLQEQARRLISRFARLTTGRFLTLYLGLRQITSALGLTTLGGPAQSVRPLVAPMAEAAAEKKYGPLPEKWREKVRSHSSGADTVGLFFGEDCFLAIGSILLITGFVNTTYNQHLEPLHLALWAIPTAVCAFFIHGARLLRLDRQMARELAAAGATEADKESAK; from the coding sequence ATGATCGTCCTTCTCGGCGTCGCCGTGGTGATCGCAGGATTCGCCACCCGACGCAATCCCCTGCTGGTGGTCGGCATCGCCGGCATAGCCACCGGCCTGCTCGGCGGCCTGTCGCCGCGCGAAGTGCTCGCCTCCTTCGGCGAGGGATTCGCCTCCAGCCGGTCCGTGACGATCTTCGTGATCACGCTGCCGGTGATCGGACTCCTGGAGCGATACGGCCTCCAGGAGCAGGCCCGTCGCCTCATCTCCCGCTTCGCCAGACTCACCACGGGCCGCTTCCTGACCCTCTACCTCGGCCTGCGCCAGATCACCTCCGCGCTCGGCCTCACCACCCTCGGCGGCCCGGCGCAGTCCGTGCGCCCGCTGGTCGCACCGATGGCGGAGGCCGCGGCGGAGAAGAAGTACGGGCCGCTGCCCGAGAAATGGCGCGAGAAGGTCCGCTCGCACTCCTCCGGCGCGGACACCGTCGGTCTGTTCTTCGGCGAGGACTGCTTCCTCGCGATCGGCTCGATCCTGCTCATCACGGGCTTCGTGAACACCACGTACAACCAGCACCTCGAACCCCTGCACCTGGCTCTGTGGGCGATCCCGACCGCCGTGTGCGCCTTCTTCATCCACGGTGCGCGCCTGCTCCGCCTGGACCGTCAGATGGCCCGGGAACTCGCGGCAGCCGGAGCCACGGAAGCCGACAAGGAGAGCGCCAAGTGA